One window of Flavobacteriales bacterium genomic DNA carries:
- a CDS encoding ABC transporter substrate-binding protein has protein sequence MHHARFFQIWERGSDRMLLTFGPGGNTDTTGVFVQAGDSLGPRSPSGAVSFRKPLQRVALQSTTHASFITMLGCADAVVGCAHTGQLLDEALVEKVRAGEVKEIASADGVDRERILMLAPDALFTYPYGSGDKSLSNGAVPEVPVAEYLEEHPLGRAEWLKAFGVLLGREALSDSLFAGIEERYEKARASVPAKEAKPLVFFGSAWKGTWSVPSGNSYMARLIGDAGGRYLFADRNATGNIDIDLETVLQEGAKADRWGRILVQDGPVTAADLAGDDARILQLRVFKEHGCFYANSAQSDLFGQAVLEPDVVLRDLVRIFHPELEKKPEPVYYKPVQ, from the coding sequence ATGCACCATGCCCGGTTCTTCCAGATCTGGGAGCGCGGAAGCGACCGCATGCTGCTCACCTTCGGTCCCGGGGGAAACACGGACACCACCGGAGTTTTCGTGCAGGCAGGAGACTCGTTGGGACCGCGATCTCCGTCAGGCGCTGTGTCCTTCAGGAAACCCTTGCAACGAGTGGCTTTGCAAAGCACCACGCATGCTTCCTTCATCACCATGCTGGGCTGTGCCGATGCGGTGGTGGGTTGTGCCCACACCGGGCAATTGCTCGATGAAGCGCTGGTGGAAAAGGTCCGCGCGGGCGAGGTGAAGGAGATCGCCTCCGCGGACGGTGTGGACCGCGAGCGGATCTTGATGCTCGCACCGGACGCGCTCTTCACCTATCCCTACGGTTCCGGCGATAAGTCACTGTCGAACGGTGCCGTGCCTGAGGTGCCCGTAGCGGAATACCTCGAAGAGCATCCGCTGGGCCGTGCGGAATGGTTGAAGGCGTTCGGCGTTCTGCTCGGTCGTGAAGCATTGTCGGACAGCTTGTTCGCGGGCATCGAGGAGCGGTATGAGAAGGCCAGGGCTTCCGTTCCGGCGAAGGAGGCGAAGCCTTTGGTGTTCTTCGGGAGTGCATGGAAGGGCACTTGGTCCGTCCCGTCCGGCAACAGCTATATGGCCCGCTTGATCGGTGATGCGGGAGGGCGGTATCTTTTTGCGGACCGGAACGCCACGGGCAATATCGATATAGATCTGGAGACCGTGCTGCAGGAGGGAGCGAAAGCGGACCGGTGGGGCCGGATCCTGGTCCAGGACGGCCCGGTGACCGCAGCGGACCTCGCTGGCGATGATGCACGCATCCTTCAGCTTCGCGTATTCAAGGAGCACGGTTGCTTCTATGCCAACAGCGCCCAGAGCGATCTTTTCGGCCAAGCGGTGCTCGAGCCGGACGTGGTGCTGAGGGACCTCGTCCGCATCTTCCACCCGGAGCTGGAAAAGAAGCCGGAGCCCGTGTACTACAAGCCGGTTCAGTAG
- the miaA gene encoding tRNA (adenosine(37)-N6)-dimethylallyltransferase MiaA produces MSANGLLVVIGGPTASGKTKVAASMAKHFGTEVISGDSRQFYRAMRIGTARPSEEELLGVKHHFLGHLELNQTWSAGEFARQAEPVLQELLGDHGIAVLVGGSGLYLDAFCNGLDPMPMADHAVREKLQHRFQQHGLPDLLAELDRLDPTISTVIDRNNPQRVIRALEVCIVSGKPFSAQHKGHRQRTDIRVLRIAMDVPRTELYANIDARVDQMIADGLEEEVRSLLPHRELNALRTVGYREFFEHFDGKLSREEVIELIKQHTRNYAKRQMTWLRREKAWKWAGPEDLERIKQLIHGSL; encoded by the coding sequence ATGAGCGCCAACGGCCTGCTGGTGGTGATCGGCGGCCCCACGGCGAGCGGAAAGACCAAAGTTGCGGCCAGCATGGCCAAGCACTTCGGCACCGAGGTGATCAGCGGGGATTCGCGCCAGTTCTACCGGGCCATGCGCATCGGGACGGCGCGGCCCTCGGAAGAGGAATTGCTGGGCGTGAAGCACCACTTTCTCGGCCACTTGGAGCTGAACCAAACATGGAGCGCGGGCGAGTTCGCGCGGCAGGCTGAACCTGTTCTACAGGAGCTATTGGGCGATCACGGCATCGCGGTGCTCGTAGGCGGCAGCGGCCTTTATCTCGATGCCTTCTGCAACGGTCTGGACCCGATGCCGATGGCGGACCATGCCGTGCGCGAAAAATTGCAGCACCGCTTCCAACAGCACGGACTCCCGGACCTGCTCGCCGAACTGGACCGCTTGGACCCCACCATTTCCACCGTGATCGACCGCAACAACCCGCAACGGGTGATCCGTGCCTTGGAGGTCTGCATAGTGAGCGGGAAACCGTTCAGTGCCCAGCACAAGGGCCATCGCCAACGCACGGACATCCGGGTGCTGCGCATTGCCATGGACGTGCCACGCACTGAACTCTACGCCAACATCGATGCCCGGGTGGACCAGATGATCGCCGACGGACTGGAGGAAGAAGTGCGCTCCCTCCTGCCCCACCGTGAGTTGAACGCCTTACGCACCGTGGGCTACCGCGAGTTCTTCGAGCACTTTGACGGTAAGCTTTCCCGCGAGGAAGTGATCGAGCTGATCAAGCAGCATACCCGCAACTACGCCAAGCGGCAGATGACATGGCTGCGACGGGAAAAGGCGTGGAAGTGGGCCGGACCTGAAGACCTGGAGCGGATCAAGCAACTCATCCATGGATCGCTCTGA
- a CDS encoding glycosyltransferase family 9 protein → MAQQQFLIIQTAFLGDAVLATSILEKLHAFYPDAAIDLVVRKGNDGLFTGHPFLRTLHVWDKRQGKTRALFKLIGTLRKQRFDHVINAQRFFSTGLMTALSGGKETIGYDKNPLSFLFSRKVKHRIPEPKVLREQPVKSDAVTIHEVDRLNDLIAHLTDGSRPLPKLYPTAEDRSDVDQTIPSKTPAGSLAEDPAGAMIPQGPEAETLREEWGQYITIAPASVWFTKQWPAEKWIALIKALPADRRILLIGAPGDIPLCERIAKEAGRGEVLAGKLSLLGTAALMEGAAMNYVNDSAPMHIASAMNAPVTAVFCSTIPAFGFGPLNANGRIVDRAESLYCRPCGLHGYKACPEGHFKCAWEIADHQVIG, encoded by the coding sequence ATGGCACAGCAGCAGTTCCTCATCATCCAGACCGCCTTCTTAGGCGACGCCGTGCTGGCCACCAGCATCCTGGAGAAGCTGCATGCCTTCTACCCGGACGCGGCCATCGACCTCGTGGTACGCAAGGGCAATGACGGACTTTTCACCGGCCATCCCTTCCTGCGAACGCTTCACGTTTGGGACAAGCGCCAAGGCAAGACCCGCGCACTGTTCAAGCTGATCGGCACACTCCGCAAACAGCGCTTCGACCATGTGATCAACGCGCAGCGCTTCTTCAGCACCGGACTGATGACGGCGCTTTCCGGCGGAAAGGAGACCATCGGCTACGACAAGAACCCGCTGAGCTTCCTGTTCTCACGGAAGGTGAAGCACCGGATCCCGGAGCCGAAAGTACTGCGAGAACAACCGGTGAAAAGCGACGCGGTCACCATCCACGAAGTGGACCGGCTGAATGATCTGATCGCGCATTTGACGGATGGTTCGCGGCCGCTGCCGAAGCTTTACCCTACGGCGGAGGATCGCAGTGATGTCGATCAGACAATACCCTCAAAAACTCCCGCAGGGTCTCTCGCAGAGGACCCTGCGGGAGCCATGATTCCGCAGGGTCCCGAGGCGGAGACCCTGCGGGAGGAGTGGGGACAATACATCACAATCGCACCCGCTTCCGTCTGGTTCACCAAGCAATGGCCTGCTGAGAAGTGGATCGCGCTGATCAAGGCCCTGCCTGCGGACCGGCGCATCCTCCTCATCGGCGCACCGGGCGACATTCCCTTGTGTGAGCGCATCGCGAAAGAGGCTGGACGTGGCGAGGTGCTGGCCGGAAAGCTTTCACTGCTCGGCACGGCCGCATTGATGGAAGGCGCCGCGATGAACTACGTGAACGACAGTGCCCCGATGCACATCGCCAGCGCCATGAACGCCCCAGTAACAGCGGTCTTCTGCAGCACCATACCGGCTTTCGGTTTCGGACCGTTGAACGCCAACGGCCGTATCGTGGATCGGGCTGAGTCGCTGTATTGCCGCCCCTGTGGGCTACACGGCTACAAGGCTTGCCCGGAGGGGCATTTCAAGTGTGCGTGGGAGATCGCTGACCATCAAGTGATCGGTTGA
- the pckA gene encoding phosphoenolpyruvate carboxykinase (ATP), protein MNEFGTKPKNADLSKIGLKNLGDTYWNLEPAELVEHTIVNGQGVLVDSGALAVDTGEFTGRSPKDKFCVKDGTTENTVWWGEVNIPMEPATFERLRERMAAYMMGRDSYVQDAYVCADPAFRLNLRLVAELPWNALFGNNMFMRPTREELADFMPEWNIICAPGFLADPKVDGTRQHNFAAVDFTRKMILIGGTAYTGEIKKGIFSVLNFILPQDRDVLSMHCSANIGKDGDTAVFFGLSGTGKTTLSADPQRRLIGDDEHGWGKNGVFNFEGGCYAKCIDLSQEKEPEIWDAVRFGALLENVGFEEGSQTKVDFSDKSKTENTRVSYPLEHIENHAVPSMGGHAKNIFFLTCDAYGVLPPISKLTPGQAMYWFLSGYTAKVAGTEAGITEPKTVFSACFGAPFLPLHPTKYADMLGERMKEHDVHVWLVNTGWSGGAYGTGERMKLRHTRAMITAALRGELEKVEYAKHPVFGVNMPKSCPEVPAEILDPRNTWKDKSGYDTQADQLAEAFQKNFDKYRKNASDEIIAAEPKSRVKA, encoded by the coding sequence ACTTGGGTGACACCTATTGGAACCTGGAACCGGCCGAGCTGGTCGAGCACACCATCGTGAACGGCCAGGGCGTGCTGGTGGACAGCGGTGCCTTGGCGGTGGATACCGGTGAATTCACCGGGCGCAGCCCCAAGGACAAGTTCTGCGTGAAGGACGGCACCACGGAAAACACCGTGTGGTGGGGCGAGGTCAACATCCCCATGGAGCCTGCCACCTTCGAGCGGCTGCGCGAGCGGATGGCCGCATACATGATGGGACGCGACTCATATGTTCAGGACGCTTATGTCTGCGCCGATCCCGCCTTCCGCCTGAACCTACGCTTGGTGGCGGAGCTGCCTTGGAACGCCCTTTTCGGGAACAATATGTTCATGCGCCCCACGCGCGAGGAGCTGGCGGACTTCATGCCCGAATGGAACATCATCTGCGCTCCGGGCTTTCTGGCCGACCCGAAGGTTGACGGTACGCGCCAGCACAACTTCGCGGCGGTGGACTTCACCCGCAAGATGATCCTGATCGGTGGCACCGCCTATACCGGCGAGATCAAGAAGGGCATCTTCAGCGTGCTGAACTTCATCCTGCCCCAGGACCGGGACGTGCTGAGCATGCACTGCTCGGCCAACATCGGCAAGGACGGCGACACGGCGGTGTTCTTCGGCCTCAGCGGGACCGGCAAGACGACCTTGAGCGCCGACCCGCAGCGCCGGCTCATCGGCGACGACGAGCACGGCTGGGGCAAGAACGGCGTGTTCAACTTCGAGGGCGGATGCTACGCGAAATGCATCGACCTATCCCAGGAGAAGGAACCCGAGATCTGGGACGCCGTGCGTTTCGGTGCCTTGCTGGAGAACGTCGGCTTCGAGGAAGGCAGCCAGACCAAAGTTGATTTCAGCGACAAGAGCAAGACCGAGAACACCCGGGTGAGCTATCCGTTGGAGCACATCGAGAACCATGCAGTACCCAGCATGGGAGGCCATGCGAAGAACATTTTCTTCCTCACCTGCGATGCGTACGGCGTACTGCCTCCCATCAGCAAGTTGACCCCGGGACAGGCGATGTACTGGTTCCTTAGCGGCTACACCGCGAAGGTGGCAGGTACCGAGGCCGGGATCACCGAGCCGAAGACCGTGTTCAGCGCCTGCTTCGGTGCGCCCTTCCTGCCGTTGCACCCCACCAAGTACGCCGACATGCTGGGCGAGCGGATGAAGGAACATGATGTACACGTCTGGTTGGTGAACACCGGCTGGAGCGGCGGCGCGTACGGCACCGGCGAGCGCATGAAGCTTCGCCATACCCGTGCGATGATCACTGCAGCCCTGCGCGGGGAACTGGAGAAGGTGGAGTATGCCAAACATCCGGTCTTCGGGGTGAACATGCCGAAGAGCTGCCCCGAAGTGCCGGCCGAGATCCTCGACCCGCGCAACACTTGGAAGGACAAGTCCGGATACGATACGCAAGCGGACCAACTGGCGGAGGCCTTCCAGAAGAATTTCGACAAATACAGGAAGAACGCCAGCGACGAGATCATTGCCGCCGAGCCCAAGTCCCGTGTGAAGGCCTGA
- a CDS encoding nucleoside deaminase yields MDEFMQAAIDEARKGLEEGGIPIGSALVKDGKLVASGRNKRVQEKNPILHGEMDCLNNAGRIGSYKGTVIYSTLMPCYMCAGTIVQFKIPKVIVGESRTFPGARKFMEEHGVEVVDLDLPECVKMMEDFIAVKPELWNEDIGE; encoded by the coding sequence ATGGACGAATTCATGCAAGCCGCCATAGATGAGGCGCGCAAGGGCCTGGAGGAGGGCGGCATCCCCATCGGCTCCGCACTGGTGAAGGACGGAAAGCTGGTCGCCAGCGGGCGAAATAAGCGGGTACAGGAGAAGAACCCCATCCTGCACGGCGAAATGGACTGCCTGAACAACGCGGGCCGCATCGGCAGCTACAAGGGCACCGTGATCTACTCCACGCTGATGCCGTGCTACATGTGCGCGGGCACCATCGTGCAATTCAAGATCCCTAAGGTGATCGTGGGCGAGAGCCGCACCTTCCCAGGCGCTCGCAAATTCATGGAGGAGCACGGCGTGGAGGTGGTCGACCTCGACCTGCCGGAATGCGTGAAGATGATGGAGGACTTCATCGCGGTGAAGCCGGAGCTGTGGAACGAGGATATCGGGGAGTAG
- a CDS encoding DinB family protein, translated as MNRIERPRPGDFPAYHGAYLLAAQGEDLASALSHATEQELKTRELVHGDRWEYRYAPGKWTTKEVFQHIIDTERVFAYRALCIARNEHADLPGMDEDAYQAEARTGRRDIEDIMRELEAVRRSTVELFESFDAEALGRSGTANGKHVTVPALGWIIAGHSEHHLRIVRERYLS; from the coding sequence ATGAACAGGATAGAAAGACCTCGACCCGGTGATTTTCCGGCTTATCACGGTGCGTATTTGCTTGCTGCCCAAGGCGAGGACCTCGCTTCGGCGCTCAGCCACGCCACCGAACAGGAACTAAAAACCCGGGAATTGGTGCACGGCGACCGTTGGGAATACCGCTATGCACCGGGCAAATGGACGACCAAGGAGGTCTTCCAACACATCATCGATACGGAGCGAGTGTTCGCCTACCGCGCCCTGTGCATCGCGCGGAACGAACATGCCGACCTGCCGGGGATGGACGAGGACGCGTACCAGGCAGAAGCGCGCACCGGACGTAGGGACATCGAGGACATCATGCGTGAACTGGAAGCCGTACGACGGTCCACCGTGGAGCTGTTCGAAAGCTTCGACGCCGAGGCGCTCGGCCGCAGCGGCACCGCGAACGGGAAGCACGTCACCGTCCCCGCGCTAGGCTGGATCATCGCCGGCCATTCCGAGCACCACCTGCGCATTGTTCGCGAACGCTATCTTTCCTGA
- a CDS encoding tetratricopeptide repeat protein — MANNRLAQLRSMLEEEPGDPFLRYAIALERKRAGDMEGAATDLETLLREDPGYIACYYQLAMVLADLGRVQEAIEACRAGGLQCFVTGDGKARSELQALMRSLEEDA, encoded by the coding sequence ATGGCCAACAACCGTCTCGCCCAATTGCGATCCATGCTGGAAGAGGAGCCGGGCGATCCTTTCCTCCGTTATGCCATCGCGCTGGAGCGGAAGCGGGCAGGCGACATGGAGGGAGCGGCCACGGACTTGGAAACGCTGCTGCGCGAAGACCCCGGCTACATCGCCTGCTACTATCAATTGGCCATGGTGCTGGCGGACCTTGGCCGCGTGCAGGAGGCGATCGAAGCGTGCCGGGCGGGTGGCCTCCAATGTTTCGTGACCGGCGATGGAAAGGCGAGATCGGAACTACAGGCCTTGATGCGCAGCTTGGAGGAGGACGCATGA
- a CDS encoding peptide deformylase, with translation MILPIRSYGDPVLKKVAQDIEPGHPGLKQLIADMYETMYAASGVGLAAPQIGESIRLFVVDCSPFAEDEDGEPTEDAHLKDFKKVFINPYIVEEEGEEWAFEEGCLSIPGIREDVERQPKIVLQYMDEKFKEHEEEFEGFAARVLQHEHDHLDGILFTDLIAPLRKRVLKGKLRDISRGKTDAKYKMRFTPVK, from the coding sequence ATGATACTTCCCATCCGCTCCTATGGCGACCCGGTGCTGAAAAAAGTGGCACAGGACATCGAGCCCGGCCATCCCGGCTTGAAGCAGTTGATCGCCGACATGTACGAGACCATGTACGCCGCCAGTGGCGTGGGCCTGGCCGCCCCGCAGATCGGTGAAAGTATCCGCCTCTTCGTGGTGGACTGTTCGCCCTTCGCGGAGGACGAGGACGGCGAACCCACGGAGGATGCGCACCTGAAAGACTTCAAGAAGGTCTTCATCAACCCCTACATCGTGGAGGAGGAAGGGGAGGAGTGGGCCTTTGAGGAAGGCTGCCTCAGCATCCCCGGCATCCGCGAGGACGTGGAGCGCCAGCCGAAGATCGTGTTGCAGTACATGGATGAGAAGTTCAAGGAGCACGAAGAGGAGTTTGAAGGATTCGCGGCCCGGGTGCTCCAGCATGAGCACGACCACCTGGACGGCATCCTTTTCACGGACTTGATCGCCCCGTTGCGCAAGCGCGTGCTGAAGGGAAAACTCCGCGACATCAGCCGCGGGAAGACCGACGCCAAGTACAAAATGAGATTTACCCCTGTGAAATGA
- a CDS encoding HD domain-containing protein: protein MGVKAYAIGGYVRDLLLGRPCKDIDIVTEGNGIAYAEAVAKELDAGHVHVFKNFGTAMFMLDDVQVEFVGARKESYSRNSRKPEVVPGSIQDDQERRDFTINALAISLNAEDRGQLIDPFDGVRDLESGVIRTPLAPDVTFSDDPLRMLRAIRFATQLGFFIDVPTFEAIERNAERLDIISAERIHTELNKIILAKVPSIGFKLLLSSGLLVRFFPEMIELQGAEEKHGIGHKDNFYHTLQVLDNVAEKSDDLWLRWAAILHDIAKPKTKRFEAGHGWTFHGHEDKGARMVPGIFRRLKLPLDDQMRFVKNLVLLHLRPIALTKDIVTDSAVRRLLFDAGDDIDALMILCQADITSKNEAKKKRYLANYEVVLQKMKEVEEKDHVRNFQPPITGEDIMRAFNIAPCKKIGDIKTVIKDAILDGKVHNDKAAAWPVMLEEGAKLGLTMAKGMEAPPNSGKTEKSRES, encoded by the coding sequence ATGGGCGTGAAAGCCTATGCCATCGGCGGATACGTGCGCGACCTGCTGCTCGGAAGGCCGTGCAAGGACATCGATATCGTGACCGAAGGCAACGGCATCGCGTACGCAGAGGCCGTGGCGAAGGAGTTGGACGCGGGCCATGTGCATGTCTTCAAGAATTTCGGGACGGCCATGTTCATGCTTGACGATGTGCAGGTGGAGTTCGTGGGGGCGCGCAAGGAGAGCTACAGCCGCAACAGCCGCAAGCCGGAAGTGGTGCCGGGCAGCATCCAAGACGACCAAGAGCGCCGCGATTTCACCATTAATGCGCTGGCGATCTCGCTCAATGCGGAGGACCGTGGCCAGCTCATCGATCCGTTCGATGGCGTGCGCGACCTCGAGAGCGGCGTCATCCGCACACCCCTGGCGCCGGACGTCACCTTCAGCGACGACCCGCTGCGGATGCTGCGCGCCATCCGCTTCGCCACGCAGCTCGGCTTCTTCATCGATGTGCCCACCTTCGAGGCCATCGAGCGCAACGCCGAACGCTTGGACATCATCAGTGCGGAACGGATCCACACCGAGCTGAACAAGATCATTCTGGCGAAAGTGCCCAGCATCGGTTTCAAGCTCCTGTTGAGCAGCGGCTTGCTGGTGCGCTTCTTCCCGGAGATGATCGAGCTGCAAGGCGCCGAGGAGAAGCACGGCATCGGTCACAAGGACAACTTCTACCACACGTTGCAGGTATTGGACAATGTGGCGGAGAAGAGCGACGACCTCTGGCTGCGCTGGGCGGCGATCCTGCACGACATCGCCAAGCCGAAGACCAAGCGCTTCGAGGCCGGCCACGGCTGGACCTTCCACGGGCATGAGGACAAGGGCGCGCGCATGGTGCCGGGCATTTTCCGCCGCCTGAAGCTGCCGTTGGACGACCAAATGCGCTTCGTGAAGAACCTCGTGCTGCTGCATCTCCGCCCCATCGCGCTCACCAAAGACATTGTGACGGACAGCGCGGTACGCCGTCTGCTGTTCGACGCTGGCGACGACATCGACGCCCTGATGATCCTCTGCCAGGCCGACATCACCAGTAAAAACGAGGCGAAGAAGAAGCGCTACTTAGCCAACTACGAGGTGGTGCTACAGAAGATGAAGGAGGTGGAAGAGAAGGACCACGTGCGCAATTTCCAACCGCCGATCACCGGCGAGGACATCATGCGCGCCTTCAACATTGCGCCTTGTAAAAAGATCGGTGATATCAAGACGGTGATCAAGGACGCGATCCTGGACGGCAAGGTGCATAACGACAAAGCCGCCGCCTGGCCGGTGATGCTGGAAGAGGGCGCGAAGCTTGGGTTGACGATGGCGAAAGGAATGGAAGCGCCTCCGAATTCCGGGAAGACTGAAAAGAGTCGGGAGTCTTGA
- the ruvX gene encoding Holliday junction resolvase RuvX, producing MRVLAIDFGLKRTGLAVTDPARIIASALDTVPSAELMAYLKRYLAKEAVEGFVVGLPCNLDGSQTDITPNVVLFVAALKETFPKMWVETVDERFTSTIAQRTMLQSGIGKMARRNKGTVDRISATIILQGWMDKSRGR from the coding sequence ATGCGCGTCCTCGCCATCGACTTCGGCCTCAAGCGTACCGGCCTCGCCGTCACGGATCCCGCGCGCATCATCGCCAGTGCGCTGGACACTGTGCCTTCCGCCGAGCTGATGGCCTACCTGAAGCGCTACCTAGCTAAAGAAGCCGTGGAGGGCTTCGTGGTTGGATTGCCCTGCAACCTCGATGGCTCACAGACGGACATCACGCCGAACGTGGTGCTTTTCGTCGCTGCGCTGAAGGAGACTTTTCCGAAGATGTGGGTGGAAACGGTGGACGAGCGGTTCACCTCCACCATCGCCCAGCGCACCATGCTTCAGAGCGGCATCGGGAAAATGGCCCGCCGGAACAAGGGAACTGTGGACCGCATTAGTGCGACGATCATCTTGCAAGGATGGATGGACAAGAGCAGAGGGAGGTGA
- a CDS encoding 2,3,4,5-tetrahydropyridine-2,6-dicarboxylate N-succinyltransferase, translating to MHELIEKAWDDRAMLADEEVVLAIEGVIERLDRGELRVAEPAGDDWKVNEWVKKAVLLYFPIRKMITMEAGPLEFHDKIPLKHRYAELGVRVVPHAIARYGSYLAPGVILMPSYVNIGAYVDEGTMVDTWATVGSCAQIGKHVHLSGGVGIGGVLEPVQAAPVIIEDGAFIGSRAIVVEGVRIGKEAVLGANVVLTASTKIIDVSGPEPKEMRGYVPPRSVVIPGTLPKKFPAGEYGVPCALIIGQRKESTDRKTSLNEALREHNVAV from the coding sequence ATGCACGAATTGATCGAAAAGGCTTGGGACGACCGCGCCATGTTGGCGGACGAGGAGGTGGTCCTCGCCATTGAGGGGGTGATCGAACGCCTGGACCGCGGTGAACTGCGCGTGGCGGAACCCGCAGGCGATGACTGGAAGGTGAACGAATGGGTGAAGAAGGCCGTGCTGCTCTACTTCCCCATCCGGAAGATGATCACCATGGAGGCCGGGCCGCTGGAATTCCATGACAAGATCCCCTTGAAACACCGCTATGCCGAGCTGGGCGTGCGCGTGGTGCCGCATGCCATCGCGCGCTACGGAAGCTACCTCGCACCCGGCGTGATCCTGATGCCGAGCTATGTGAACATCGGGGCCTACGTGGACGAGGGAACGATGGTGGACACCTGGGCCACCGTGGGCAGTTGCGCGCAGATCGGCAAGCACGTCCACCTCAGCGGAGGTGTGGGCATCGGCGGCGTTTTGGAGCCTGTACAGGCCGCGCCGGTGATCATCGAGGACGGTGCCTTCATCGGCTCACGTGCCATCGTGGTGGAAGGCGTCCGGATCGGCAAGGAGGCCGTGCTGGGCGCGAACGTGGTGCTCACCGCAAGCACGAAGATCATCGATGTTTCCGGGCCGGAACCGAAGGAGATGAGGGGCTACGTACCGCCGCGTTCAGTGGTTATTCCCGGGACGTTGCCGAAGAAATTCCCGGCCGGCGAATACGGTGTGCCCTGTGCATTGATAATCGGGCAGCGGAAGGAGAGCACGGACAGGAAGACGTCGTTGAACGAGGCGTTGCGGGAGCATAACGTGGCGGTGTGA
- a CDS encoding DUF962 domain-containing protein — translation MAARPIQQWFDEYGESHRDPVNVAIHWTAVPLIFFSVVGLLTSIPSIPVPYLGPIPVVNLALLALYIFYIRHSLFLFVGMAVFASLCLGASQWLEGHAPWPLWAICIVVFVVAWIAQFIGHHIEGKKPSFLKDLQFLLIGPAWLLAKLLKKVQVRY, via the coding sequence ATGGCGGCTCGCCCCATCCAACAGTGGTTCGATGAATACGGCGAAAGCCACCGCGACCCGGTGAACGTCGCTATCCACTGGACCGCAGTACCCCTCATCTTCTTTTCCGTGGTGGGCCTGCTCACCAGTATCCCCAGCATCCCGGTCCCTTACTTGGGGCCGATCCCCGTGGTGAACTTGGCCCTGCTGGCCCTCTACATCTTCTACATCCGCCATTCCCTTTTTCTGTTCGTCGGCATGGCGGTGTTCGCGTCGCTGTGCTTGGGTGCTTCACAATGGTTGGAAGGGCATGCGCCGTGGCCGCTATGGGCCATTTGCATCGTGGTGTTCGTCGTTGCATGGATAGCCCAGTTCATCGGGCACCACATTGAAGGCAAGAAGCCGAGCTTCCTGAAAGACCTGCAGTTCTTGTTGATCGGCCCCGCCTGGCTCTTGGCCAAGCTGCTGAAAAAGGTGCAGGTCCGCTACTGA
- a CDS encoding thioredoxin family protein, whose protein sequence is MSGNDRQAATPEALLAASASAMEPSFFRDLLEQLVKEGRTTGADQSEEMVAYTKLNLARTVRNEKTVKLLPELRDALAQAREMIWLLITEPWCGDSSQVMPVLVLIADAAPNIRMRVVLRDQHLELMDRYLTHGGRSVPKLIAIDPHGKELFTWGPRPKTAQDMVWANKDLPEAQQLPKEEIYAKVHGWYAVDKGVSIQQEILALLNGGEGV, encoded by the coding sequence ATGAGCGGGAACGATCGGCAAGCGGCGACCCCGGAGGCTTTGTTGGCAGCTTCGGCTTCGGCCATGGAGCCAAGCTTTTTCCGGGACCTGCTGGAACAGTTGGTGAAGGAGGGCCGCACCACCGGGGCGGACCAGAGCGAGGAGATGGTGGCCTATACCAAGCTCAATTTGGCACGGACCGTGCGCAATGAGAAAACGGTAAAACTGCTCCCGGAGCTGCGCGATGCCTTGGCCCAAGCGCGGGAGATGATCTGGCTGCTGATCACCGAACCGTGGTGCGGTGACAGCTCGCAGGTGATGCCGGTGCTCGTCCTGATCGCGGATGCCGCGCCGAACATCCGCATGCGGGTGGTGCTGCGCGATCAGCACCTGGAATTGATGGACCGCTACCTCACCCACGGCGGGCGGAGCGTTCCCAAGTTGATCGCCATCGACCCCCACGGGAAGGAGCTGTTCACCTGGGGGCCGCGCCCGAAGACTGCGCAGGACATGGTGTGGGCGAACAAGGACCTACCGGAGGCGCAGCAACTGCCGAAAGAGGAGATCTACGCGAAGGTCCACGGCTGGTATGCAGTGGACAAGGGCGTCTCCATCCAGCAGGAGATCTTGGCGTTACTGAATGGGGGCGAAGGTGTCTAG